A window from Candidatus Binatia bacterium encodes these proteins:
- a CDS encoding sigma factor: MAESKSAETLWMDEALETERVRAAQQGDREAYRQLIRHYERPVYRLAYALTRNHDEATALAIETFTRGLAEISRLPEGKRFFPWLLRFARNLSVTRARRRADAGAKGPGAAPAPAPESSPVELEQRLLD, from the coding sequence GTGGCGGAATCGAAGAGCGCGGAGACGCTCTGGATGGACGAGGCTCTGGAGACGGAGCGGGTGCGCGCCGCGCAGCAGGGCGATCGCGAGGCGTACCGGCAGCTGATCCGTCACTACGAGCGGCCGGTCTACCGGCTGGCGTACGCGCTCACGCGCAACCACGACGAGGCGACGGCGCTCGCGATCGAGACCTTCACGCGCGGGCTGGCCGAGATCTCCCGCCTGCCCGAGGGGAAGCGCTTCTTTCCGTGGCTGCTCCGCTTTGCCCGGAATCTCTCGGTGACCCGCGCGCGCCGGCGCGCCGACGCCGGGGCCAAGGGGCCCGGCGCCGCCCCCGCGCCGGCCCCCGAGTCGTCCCCGGTCGAGCTGGAGCAGCGGCTCCTGGAC
- a CDS encoding AtpZ/AtpI family protein produces the protein MTEKDPKKVTAWRQVGLLTTIPFILALAPIVGYLLGQYLDNRFHTRPWLSVILLALGFVAGVRETVNIIKLSQRED, from the coding sequence GTGACCGAGAAGGATCCAAAGAAGGTCACCGCCTGGCGGCAGGTCGGGCTCCTGACGACGATTCCGTTCATCCTCGCGCTGGCGCCCATCGTCGGTTACTTACTCGGGCAATATCTCGACAATCGGTTTCACACGCGCCCGTGGCTGAGCGTGATTCTGCTCGCGCTCGGTTTCGTGGCGGGCGTGCGCGAGACGGTCAACATCATCAAGCTCTCCCAGAGGGAGGACTAG